A genome region from Gopherus flavomarginatus isolate rGopFla2 chromosome 9, rGopFla2.mat.asm, whole genome shotgun sequence includes the following:
- the ATOSA gene encoding atos homolog protein A isoform X3, with protein MVCSGNKGLHREDPLDEYFEYEAEEFLVSLALLITEGRTPEFSVKGRTEGFHCPPAQSSQPLTSKHECTDKLAQCRQARRTRSEVMLLWKNNIPIMIEVMLLPDCCYSDEGPTTEGSDLNDPAIKQDALLLERWILEPVPRQNGDRFIEEKTLLLAVRSFVFFSQLSAWLSVSHGAVPRNILYRVSAADVDLQWTFSQTPTEHVFPVPNVSHNVALKVSVQSLPRQSNYPVLTCSIHTSLGFYEKGIQEHNVHQHCDSIEREQCSVSSSQRSCGKQTWTLIPEGLLNAKISSEFSTSVRNIKLYPATGLGSAFGTSQSKVQCYNAMGDDKTQPHETSVRTFKSFSLVDPQVPNSHCSHQRIGETTPLIGSLLQERQEVIARIAQHLIHCDPSTSLVTGCPFSMHETSSVTSKVFWNTYEDENLLKKGKETSSVSTANTDIMLSEDCSEDKTRAIPENPLVDSHVPMNHCSRQSLGETNPLIGSLLLERQEAIARIAQHLIHCDPATSHITGHPVNVHESSSITSKVFLSSYEDENLLKKGKETSSISFSKSDVTIEDSSKVKTRTPDTPLTSYRLDGELKASPKPEARRKFILAKSSEVVQNTFQQTPNKTTSSFISISISCSKENKSELPGKREAVLSGCPHKDQMTKKDIGKQCSYFNTTDEQICKNKLKERTITSENSNGDCLINPQLDKSKIFEGTKKATLMQASNILHKSELKCLDKDSKKTNICEQNTQLVSIENYLNKDYDSFKCKNKQDKLKTAHDENEDPTDYEFQSNSQKKSVEDYLARCERLKNADVLRMPPLKHSSIWRKNNFHSVDGTVTKAFHPRTGLPLLSSPVPQRKTQSGCFDLDSSLLRLKCLSIRSPQQGINTDSDPEGHGKPFLSSSAPPITSLSLLGNFEESVLNYRLDPLGIVDGFTAEVGASGVFCPTHMTLPVEVSFYSVSDDNAPSPYMGVITLESLGKRGYRVPPSGTIQVVCIL; from the exons ATCCTTTAGACGAATACTTTGAATATGAAGCTGAGGAATTCCTGGTCTCCTTGGCCTTATTGATTACTGAAGGTCGAACACCAGAATTTTCTGTAAAGGGTAGAACAGAGGGTTTCCATTGCCCTCCAGCACAGTCAAGTCAGCCATTAACATCTAAGCATGAGTGCACTGACAAATTGGCCCAG tgtcgTCAAGCCAGACGAACCAGGTCTGAGGTTATGCTGCTGtggaaaaataatattcctatcATGATAGAAGTGATGCTACTTCCAGACTGTTGCTATAGTGATGAAGGGCCCACCACAGAAGGGAGTGATTTAAATGATCCTGCAATCAAACAAGATGCATTGCTCTTAGAAAGGTGGATTTTGGAGCCAGTTCCCCGACA aaatGGAGATCGCTTTATTGAAGAGAAGACCCTCTTATTGGCTGTCcgctcttttgttttcttttctcagttGAGCGCTTGGCTGAGTGTTTCACATGGTGCTGTTCCTCGTAATATTCTGTACAG AGTAAGTGCTGCAGATGTGGACCTGCAATGGACTTTTTCCCAGACACCAACTGAACATGTGTTTCCTGTTCCTAATGTTTCTCACAATGTGGCCTTGAAAGTCAGTGTCCAGTCCTTGCCTAGACAATCTAACTATCCGGTTTTGACCTGTAGTATTCACACCAGCCTGGGCTTCTATGAAAAGGGAATACAAGAACATAATGTACATCAGCACTGTGATTCCATTGAGAGAGAGCAGTGCAGTGTGTCCAGTTCACAGCGTTCATGTGGAAAACAAACGTGGACATTGATTCCTGAGGGCTTGCTTAATGCAAAAATATCCTCTGAATTTTCTACATCGGTGAGAAACATAAAACTTTATCCAGCAACTGGTCTTGGGTCTGCCTTTGGGACATCACAGTCTAAAGTTCAGTGCTATAATGCTATGGGGGACGACAAGACACAGCCACATGAAACATCAGTCAGAACTTTTAAATCCTTTTCTTTGGTTGATCCCCAAGTTCCAAATAGTCACTGTTCCCATCAGCGCATAGGAGAGACTACTCCTTTGATAGGTTCTTTACTTCAGGAGCGACAGGAAGTTATAGCAAGAATTGCTCAGCACTTGATTCACTGTGATCCATCTACTTCACTTGTTACTGGATGTCCATTCAGCATGCATGAAACCAGTTCAgttacttcaaaagttttttggaATACTTATGAAGATGAAAACTTGCTGAAAAAAGGCAAGGAAACATCCTCTGTTTCTACTGCTAACACAGATATTATGTTATCAGAagactgcagtgaagacaagacaaGAGCAATACCAGAGAACCCATTGGTTGATTCCCATGTTCCTATGAACCACTGTTCTCGTCAGTCCCTAGGAGAGACTAATCCCTTAATAGGTTCTTTACTTCTGGAACGACAGGAAGCTATAGCAAGGATTGCCCAACACTTGATTCACTGTGATCCAGCTACTTCACACATTACCGGGCATCCAGTCAATGTACATGAAAGCAGTtctatcacttcaaaagtttttctaaGTTCATATGAAGATGAAAACTTGTTGAAGAAAGGCAAGGAAACATCCTCTATTTCTTTCTCTAAGTCTGACGTTACCATAGAAGACAGCAGTAAAGTAAAGACCAGAACACCTGATACCCCTCTGACATCTTATAGACTTGATGGTGAATTGAAGGCTTCTCCAAAGCCCGAAGCAAGAAGAAAATTTATTCTAGCAAAATCCAGTGAAGTTGTCCAAAACACATTTCAGCAGACTCCAAATAAAACTACCAGTTCGTTTATTAGCATAAGTATATCATGTagcaaagaaaataaatctgAACTGCCAGGTAAACGGGAAGCAGTACTTTCTGGTTGTCCACATAAAGACCAAATGACCAAAAAAGACATTGGTAAACAGTGTTCATATTTCAACACCACTGATGAACAGATTTGCAAAAATAAACTTAAAGAAAGAACAATCACGAGTGAGAATAGTAATGGAGACTGTTTAATCAATCCACAGTTAGATAAATCCAAAATATTTGAAGGTACAAAAAAAGCGACACTAATGCAGGCATCTAATATTTTGCACAAAAGTGAGCTTAAGTGTTTAGATAAAGAttcaaaaaaaacaaatatatgtGAGCAAAATACCCAACTTGTTAGTattgaaaattatttaaataaagactATGACAGTTTCAAATGCAAAAATAAGCAAGATAAACTGAAAACTGCACATGATGAGAATGAAGACCCAACTGACTATGAATTTCAAAGCAATTCCCAGAAGAAATCTGTAGAAGACTATTTGGCTAGGTGTGAACGACTGAAGAATGCAGATGTGCTG AGAATGCCACCACTCAAGCATTCAAGTATATGGCGGAAAAACAATTTTCACTCTGTGGATGGGACTGTAACCAAGGCTTTCCATCCTCGAACTGGATTGCCTCTACTTTCAAGCCCT GTTCCTCAGAGAAAAACACAATCTGGGTGCTTTGATCTGGACTCATCTTTGCTGCGATTGAAATGTTTGTCTATAAGAAG TCCACAACAAGGTATAAACACAGACAGTGACCCAGAAGGCCATGGGAAACCATTTCTGAGTTCCAGTGCTCCACCCATAACAAGTCTTAGCCTTCTAGGAAACTTTGAG GAGTCTGTCTTGAACTATCGCTTAGATCCTCTAGGCATTGTTGATGGCTTCACTGCTGAGGTGGGAGCAAGTGGAGTCTTCTGCCCCACACACATGACTCTTCCAGTCGAAGTGTCATTCTACAGTGTTTCAGATGATAATGCACCCTCTCCCTATAtg GGTGTGATTACTTTAGAATCCCTTGGTAAAAGGGGTTATCGGGTACCTCCTTCAGGAACCATACAAGTGGTATGTATTTTATAG
- the ATOSA gene encoding atos homolog protein A isoform X2 translates to MKPERDPLDEYFEYEAEEFLVSLALLITEGRTPEFSVKGRTEGFHCPPAQSSQPLTSKHECTDKLAQCRQARRTRSEVMLLWKNNIPIMIEVMLLPDCCYSDEGPTTEGSDLNDPAIKQDALLLERWILEPVPRQNGDRFIEEKTLLLAVRSFVFFSQLSAWLSVSHGAVPRNILYRVSAADVDLQWTFSQTPTEHVFPVPNVSHNVALKVSVQSLPRQSNYPVLTCSIHTSLGFYEKGIQEHNVHQHCDSIEREQCSVSSSQRSCGKQTWTLIPEGLLNAKISSEFSTSVRNIKLYPATGLGSAFGTSQSKVQCYNAMGDDKTQPHETSVRTFKSFSLVDPQVPNSHCSHQRIGETTPLIGSLLQERQEVIARIAQHLIHCDPSTSLVTGCPFSMHETSSVTSKVFWNTYEDENLLKKGKETSSVSTANTDIMLSEDCSEDKTRAIPENPLVDSHVPMNHCSRQSLGETNPLIGSLLLERQEAIARIAQHLIHCDPATSHITGHPVNVHESSSITSKVFLSSYEDENLLKKGKETSSISFSKSDVTIEDSSKVKTRTPDTPLTSYRLDGELKASPKPEARRKFILAKSSEVVQNTFQQTPNKTTSSFISISISCSKENKSELPGKREAVLSGCPHKDQMTKKDIGKQCSYFNTTDEQICKNKLKERTITSENSNGDCLINPQLDKSKIFEGTKKATLMQASNILHKSELKCLDKDSKKTNICEQNTQLVSIENYLNKDYDSFKCKNKQDKLKTAHDENEDPTDYEFQSNSQKKSVEDYLARCERLKNADVLRMPPLKHSSIWRKNNFHSVDGTVTKAFHPRTGLPLLSSPVPQRKTQSGCFDLDSSLLRLKCLSIRSPQQGINTDSDPEGHGKPFLSSSAPPITSLSLLGNFEESVLNYRLDPLGIVDGFTAEVGASGVFCPTHMTLPVEVSFYSVSDDNAPSPYMGVITLESLGKRGYRVPPSGTIQVTLFNPNKTVVKMFVVIYDLREMPANHQTFLRQRTFSIPVRREVKRSINKENIRQTEERLLRYLIHLRFQSSKSGKIYLHRDVRLLFSRKSMEVDSGAAYELKSYTESPTNPQFSPRC, encoded by the exons ATCCTTTAGACGAATACTTTGAATATGAAGCTGAGGAATTCCTGGTCTCCTTGGCCTTATTGATTACTGAAGGTCGAACACCAGAATTTTCTGTAAAGGGTAGAACAGAGGGTTTCCATTGCCCTCCAGCACAGTCAAGTCAGCCATTAACATCTAAGCATGAGTGCACTGACAAATTGGCCCAG tgtcgTCAAGCCAGACGAACCAGGTCTGAGGTTATGCTGCTGtggaaaaataatattcctatcATGATAGAAGTGATGCTACTTCCAGACTGTTGCTATAGTGATGAAGGGCCCACCACAGAAGGGAGTGATTTAAATGATCCTGCAATCAAACAAGATGCATTGCTCTTAGAAAGGTGGATTTTGGAGCCAGTTCCCCGACA aaatGGAGATCGCTTTATTGAAGAGAAGACCCTCTTATTGGCTGTCcgctcttttgttttcttttctcagttGAGCGCTTGGCTGAGTGTTTCACATGGTGCTGTTCCTCGTAATATTCTGTACAG AGTAAGTGCTGCAGATGTGGACCTGCAATGGACTTTTTCCCAGACACCAACTGAACATGTGTTTCCTGTTCCTAATGTTTCTCACAATGTGGCCTTGAAAGTCAGTGTCCAGTCCTTGCCTAGACAATCTAACTATCCGGTTTTGACCTGTAGTATTCACACCAGCCTGGGCTTCTATGAAAAGGGAATACAAGAACATAATGTACATCAGCACTGTGATTCCATTGAGAGAGAGCAGTGCAGTGTGTCCAGTTCACAGCGTTCATGTGGAAAACAAACGTGGACATTGATTCCTGAGGGCTTGCTTAATGCAAAAATATCCTCTGAATTTTCTACATCGGTGAGAAACATAAAACTTTATCCAGCAACTGGTCTTGGGTCTGCCTTTGGGACATCACAGTCTAAAGTTCAGTGCTATAATGCTATGGGGGACGACAAGACACAGCCACATGAAACATCAGTCAGAACTTTTAAATCCTTTTCTTTGGTTGATCCCCAAGTTCCAAATAGTCACTGTTCCCATCAGCGCATAGGAGAGACTACTCCTTTGATAGGTTCTTTACTTCAGGAGCGACAGGAAGTTATAGCAAGAATTGCTCAGCACTTGATTCACTGTGATCCATCTACTTCACTTGTTACTGGATGTCCATTCAGCATGCATGAAACCAGTTCAgttacttcaaaagttttttggaATACTTATGAAGATGAAAACTTGCTGAAAAAAGGCAAGGAAACATCCTCTGTTTCTACTGCTAACACAGATATTATGTTATCAGAagactgcagtgaagacaagacaaGAGCAATACCAGAGAACCCATTGGTTGATTCCCATGTTCCTATGAACCACTGTTCTCGTCAGTCCCTAGGAGAGACTAATCCCTTAATAGGTTCTTTACTTCTGGAACGACAGGAAGCTATAGCAAGGATTGCCCAACACTTGATTCACTGTGATCCAGCTACTTCACACATTACCGGGCATCCAGTCAATGTACATGAAAGCAGTtctatcacttcaaaagtttttctaaGTTCATATGAAGATGAAAACTTGTTGAAGAAAGGCAAGGAAACATCCTCTATTTCTTTCTCTAAGTCTGACGTTACCATAGAAGACAGCAGTAAAGTAAAGACCAGAACACCTGATACCCCTCTGACATCTTATAGACTTGATGGTGAATTGAAGGCTTCTCCAAAGCCCGAAGCAAGAAGAAAATTTATTCTAGCAAAATCCAGTGAAGTTGTCCAAAACACATTTCAGCAGACTCCAAATAAAACTACCAGTTCGTTTATTAGCATAAGTATATCATGTagcaaagaaaataaatctgAACTGCCAGGTAAACGGGAAGCAGTACTTTCTGGTTGTCCACATAAAGACCAAATGACCAAAAAAGACATTGGTAAACAGTGTTCATATTTCAACACCACTGATGAACAGATTTGCAAAAATAAACTTAAAGAAAGAACAATCACGAGTGAGAATAGTAATGGAGACTGTTTAATCAATCCACAGTTAGATAAATCCAAAATATTTGAAGGTACAAAAAAAGCGACACTAATGCAGGCATCTAATATTTTGCACAAAAGTGAGCTTAAGTGTTTAGATAAAGAttcaaaaaaaacaaatatatgtGAGCAAAATACCCAACTTGTTAGTattgaaaattatttaaataaagactATGACAGTTTCAAATGCAAAAATAAGCAAGATAAACTGAAAACTGCACATGATGAGAATGAAGACCCAACTGACTATGAATTTCAAAGCAATTCCCAGAAGAAATCTGTAGAAGACTATTTGGCTAGGTGTGAACGACTGAAGAATGCAGATGTGCTG AGAATGCCACCACTCAAGCATTCAAGTATATGGCGGAAAAACAATTTTCACTCTGTGGATGGGACTGTAACCAAGGCTTTCCATCCTCGAACTGGATTGCCTCTACTTTCAAGCCCT GTTCCTCAGAGAAAAACACAATCTGGGTGCTTTGATCTGGACTCATCTTTGCTGCGATTGAAATGTTTGTCTATAAGAAG TCCACAACAAGGTATAAACACAGACAGTGACCCAGAAGGCCATGGGAAACCATTTCTGAGTTCCAGTGCTCCACCCATAACAAGTCTTAGCCTTCTAGGAAACTTTGAG GAGTCTGTCTTGAACTATCGCTTAGATCCTCTAGGCATTGTTGATGGCTTCACTGCTGAGGTGGGAGCAAGTGGAGTCTTCTGCCCCACACACATGACTCTTCCAGTCGAAGTGTCATTCTACAGTGTTTCAGATGATAATGCACCCTCTCCCTATAtg GGTGTGATTACTTTAGAATCCCTTGGTAAAAGGGGTTATCGGGTACCTCCTTCAGGAACCATACAAGTG ACCTTATTTAACCCTAATAAAACTGTGGTGAAAATGTTTGTGGTGATCTATGACTTACGAGAGATGCCAGCCAATCATCAAACATTCCTACGGCAAAGGACTTTTTCTATTCCTGTGAGACGAGAAGTAAAGAGAAGTATCAATAAAGAAAACATTCGGCAGACTGAAGAAAGGCTACTACGCTACCTCATACATCTGAG GTTCCAGAGTTCCAAATCTGGAAAGATCTACCTCCACAGAGATGTAAGGCTCCTGTTCTCtcggaaatcaatggaagttgatAGTGGTGCTGCGTATGAACTCAAATCTTACACTGAGTCTCCAACAAACCCTCAGTTTTCACCAAGGTGTTAG
- the ATOSA gene encoding atos homolog protein A isoform X4 produces MVCSGNKGLHREDPLDEYFEYEAEEFLVSLALLITEGRTPEFSVKGRTEGFHCPPAQSSQPLTSKHECTDKLAQCRQARRTRSEVMLLWKNNIPIMIEVMLLPDCCYSDEGPTTEGSDLNDPAIKQDALLLERWILEPVPRQNGDRFIEEKTLLLAVRSFVFFSQLSAWLSVSHGAVPRNILYRVSAADVDLQWTFSQTPTEHVFPVPNVSHNVALKVSVQSLPRQSNYPVLTCSIHTSLGFYEKGIQEHNVHQHCDSIEREQCSVSSSQRSCGKQTWTLIPEGLLNAKISSEFSTSVRNIKLYPATGLGSAFGTSQSKVQCYNAMGDDKTQPHETSVRTFKSFSLVDPQVPNSHCSHQRIGETTPLIGSLLQERQEVIARIAQHLIHCDPSTSLVTGCPFSMHETSSVTSKVFWNTYEDENLLKKGKETSSVSTANTDIMLSEDCSEDKTRAIPENPLVDSHVPMNHCSRQSLGETNPLIGSLLLERQEAIARIAQHLIHCDPATSHITGHPVNVHESSSITSKVFLSSYEDENLLKKGKETSSISFSKSDVTIEDSSKVKTRTPDTPLTSYRLDGELKASPKPEARRKFILAKSSEVVQNTFQQTPNKTTSSFISISISCSKENKSELPGKREAVLSGCPHKDQMTKKDIGKQCSYFNTTDEQICKNKLKERTITSENSNGDCLINPQLDKSKIFEGTKKATLMQASNILHKSELKCLDKDSKKTNICEQNTQLVSIENYLNKDYDSFKCKNKQDKLKTAHDENEDPTDYEFQSNSQKKSVEDYLARCERLKNADVLRMPPLKHSSIWRKNNFHSVDGTVTKAFHPRTGLPLLSSPVPQRKTQSGCFDLDSSLLRLKCLSIRSPQQGINTDSDPEGHGKPFLSSSAPPITSLSLLGNFEESVLNYRLDPLGIVDGFTAEVGASGVFCPTHMTLPVEVSFYSVSDDNAPSPYMDYFM; encoded by the exons ATCCTTTAGACGAATACTTTGAATATGAAGCTGAGGAATTCCTGGTCTCCTTGGCCTTATTGATTACTGAAGGTCGAACACCAGAATTTTCTGTAAAGGGTAGAACAGAGGGTTTCCATTGCCCTCCAGCACAGTCAAGTCAGCCATTAACATCTAAGCATGAGTGCACTGACAAATTGGCCCAG tgtcgTCAAGCCAGACGAACCAGGTCTGAGGTTATGCTGCTGtggaaaaataatattcctatcATGATAGAAGTGATGCTACTTCCAGACTGTTGCTATAGTGATGAAGGGCCCACCACAGAAGGGAGTGATTTAAATGATCCTGCAATCAAACAAGATGCATTGCTCTTAGAAAGGTGGATTTTGGAGCCAGTTCCCCGACA aaatGGAGATCGCTTTATTGAAGAGAAGACCCTCTTATTGGCTGTCcgctcttttgttttcttttctcagttGAGCGCTTGGCTGAGTGTTTCACATGGTGCTGTTCCTCGTAATATTCTGTACAG AGTAAGTGCTGCAGATGTGGACCTGCAATGGACTTTTTCCCAGACACCAACTGAACATGTGTTTCCTGTTCCTAATGTTTCTCACAATGTGGCCTTGAAAGTCAGTGTCCAGTCCTTGCCTAGACAATCTAACTATCCGGTTTTGACCTGTAGTATTCACACCAGCCTGGGCTTCTATGAAAAGGGAATACAAGAACATAATGTACATCAGCACTGTGATTCCATTGAGAGAGAGCAGTGCAGTGTGTCCAGTTCACAGCGTTCATGTGGAAAACAAACGTGGACATTGATTCCTGAGGGCTTGCTTAATGCAAAAATATCCTCTGAATTTTCTACATCGGTGAGAAACATAAAACTTTATCCAGCAACTGGTCTTGGGTCTGCCTTTGGGACATCACAGTCTAAAGTTCAGTGCTATAATGCTATGGGGGACGACAAGACACAGCCACATGAAACATCAGTCAGAACTTTTAAATCCTTTTCTTTGGTTGATCCCCAAGTTCCAAATAGTCACTGTTCCCATCAGCGCATAGGAGAGACTACTCCTTTGATAGGTTCTTTACTTCAGGAGCGACAGGAAGTTATAGCAAGAATTGCTCAGCACTTGATTCACTGTGATCCATCTACTTCACTTGTTACTGGATGTCCATTCAGCATGCATGAAACCAGTTCAgttacttcaaaagttttttggaATACTTATGAAGATGAAAACTTGCTGAAAAAAGGCAAGGAAACATCCTCTGTTTCTACTGCTAACACAGATATTATGTTATCAGAagactgcagtgaagacaagacaaGAGCAATACCAGAGAACCCATTGGTTGATTCCCATGTTCCTATGAACCACTGTTCTCGTCAGTCCCTAGGAGAGACTAATCCCTTAATAGGTTCTTTACTTCTGGAACGACAGGAAGCTATAGCAAGGATTGCCCAACACTTGATTCACTGTGATCCAGCTACTTCACACATTACCGGGCATCCAGTCAATGTACATGAAAGCAGTtctatcacttcaaaagtttttctaaGTTCATATGAAGATGAAAACTTGTTGAAGAAAGGCAAGGAAACATCCTCTATTTCTTTCTCTAAGTCTGACGTTACCATAGAAGACAGCAGTAAAGTAAAGACCAGAACACCTGATACCCCTCTGACATCTTATAGACTTGATGGTGAATTGAAGGCTTCTCCAAAGCCCGAAGCAAGAAGAAAATTTATTCTAGCAAAATCCAGTGAAGTTGTCCAAAACACATTTCAGCAGACTCCAAATAAAACTACCAGTTCGTTTATTAGCATAAGTATATCATGTagcaaagaaaataaatctgAACTGCCAGGTAAACGGGAAGCAGTACTTTCTGGTTGTCCACATAAAGACCAAATGACCAAAAAAGACATTGGTAAACAGTGTTCATATTTCAACACCACTGATGAACAGATTTGCAAAAATAAACTTAAAGAAAGAACAATCACGAGTGAGAATAGTAATGGAGACTGTTTAATCAATCCACAGTTAGATAAATCCAAAATATTTGAAGGTACAAAAAAAGCGACACTAATGCAGGCATCTAATATTTTGCACAAAAGTGAGCTTAAGTGTTTAGATAAAGAttcaaaaaaaacaaatatatgtGAGCAAAATACCCAACTTGTTAGTattgaaaattatttaaataaagactATGACAGTTTCAAATGCAAAAATAAGCAAGATAAACTGAAAACTGCACATGATGAGAATGAAGACCCAACTGACTATGAATTTCAAAGCAATTCCCAGAAGAAATCTGTAGAAGACTATTTGGCTAGGTGTGAACGACTGAAGAATGCAGATGTGCTG AGAATGCCACCACTCAAGCATTCAAGTATATGGCGGAAAAACAATTTTCACTCTGTGGATGGGACTGTAACCAAGGCTTTCCATCCTCGAACTGGATTGCCTCTACTTTCAAGCCCT GTTCCTCAGAGAAAAACACAATCTGGGTGCTTTGATCTGGACTCATCTTTGCTGCGATTGAAATGTTTGTCTATAAGAAG TCCACAACAAGGTATAAACACAGACAGTGACCCAGAAGGCCATGGGAAACCATTTCTGAGTTCCAGTGCTCCACCCATAACAAGTCTTAGCCTTCTAGGAAACTTTGAG GAGTCTGTCTTGAACTATCGCTTAGATCCTCTAGGCATTGTTGATGGCTTCACTGCTGAGGTGGGAGCAAGTGGAGTCTTCTGCCCCACACACATGACTCTTCCAGTCGAAGTGTCATTCTACAGTGTTTCAGATGATAATGCACCCTCTCCCTATAtg GATTATTTCATGTAG